TCACCAGAGTTACATATAGAAAATGTGCCAGCAGAAGCACAATCACTAGTATTAATAATGGAAGATCCTGATGTTCCAACTTTCGTTCGCGAAGATGGTATGTGGGATCACTGGATTGTATTTAACATACCACCTGAAACCAAAGTAATACGAGAAAGAGAAGAGCCTAAAGGAGTACTTGGGTTGAACACAGGAAACAAACTTGGATACGGAGGTCCATGTCCGCCTGATGCTGAGCACAGGTATTTCTTCATGCTGTACGCACTCGATACTGTTCTTGATGGTGAAGAAGGTATTACAAAAGAAGCG
This genomic stretch from Candidatus Kaiserbacteria bacterium harbors:
- a CDS encoding YbhB/YbcL family Raf kinase inhibitor-like protein, which translates into the protein MKITSPAFENNNLIPSVYTCDGENISPELHIENVPAEAQSLVLIMEDPDVPTFVREDGMWDHWIVFNIPPETKVIREREEPKGVLGLNTGNKLGYGGPCPPDAEHRYFFMLYALDTVLDGEEGITKEAVRMLMKHHILAKAELMGRYKRIEK